Within bacterium, the genomic segment GTTCTGATCACACCGGCGGCAGCAGCGCCGTCCGAACTCTGTTCGACCAGGCGCGCCGGATTCTCAAAGAGACTCGCGTATCGCGCTAGCAGGTTGTGCAACCGGTCGGTTGCATTCCGTCGGGCCAGGACGACCACTGGAGTCGCCTCGCCCTGCGGCATGGCCCGCGCACCATACAGGCCGGAGTCCGTCCCCATCAGGGAAACCGCATTTACAAGCCATTCGGCTTGCATGCTCACCATACCGCAGGTCTGGCTGTAGTGCGCATGGGAGGCGATCAGCAGTTCCCCGAGACGCCGGAAACTCTCCTCCTCATGGCTGAAGGCACCCTCTTGCAGAATATGGATAAAAGCCTGCACCCGCGCAGCCTCTTCGATGAAAAATTCCAGCACGTTGCGCGGCAGGTAGCGTCTATCCGGTTCGATGAAACTTCCCGCTTCCGCCGCGTGGCTCTGCAAAAATAGTGCCCCAGAGCAACGATAGGGCACCCTCTTTTTCAGACGGCGCTGCCACTCCTCACTAGCGATCTGCTCCAGATTAACGCTGCCGTATGGCAGCAAATTCCCTTCGCTCAGAACATCCTTGAGGAATTGGGCACCGATCTCCAGCGCGGTTTCAAGTTCCTGCCGCCTTTGGCTATCTTCGACGCGGCGCACGCCGGTGTCGATGGCCAACAACTGGAGCTGCGGCGGCAACGCCAGGCTCCCGGTGATCGCGACCGGGCGGCCTTGCAACAGGGCAATCTGCTCCCGCTGCGCGAGCAAGGCCGTCAGGAAATCTTCCTCCGCATCGCGGCGCATCCAGACCTCATGCTCGACGCGCCCGCCAATGGCGACCAGTTCCCGGTCTTCCAGGGAAAGATTCAAGGCATCACGCAGCGCCAACAACAGGGCGGTAACCAGGGCCGCCGAGGAACCCAATCCCGCCCCAATCGGCAGTGAACTCTGAAGGGCCAGGCTGAGGCCCGGCATGGGACGGCTCTCCTGCAGCGTTGCATCTGTCATGGCAAGGGCAGCGAGCAGGTATCCGAGCCATCGCTTTTCGCCTGCCCCAAAATTCGCGCGTAGGCTGCTCCAATCGTTCCGCCGCATCGGATCGAGAATCTCATCAAGCCGATATTCGACAGTCAGCACACGCTCCTTGACGAAGTTGAGGTTGCGAAGGACGATACGGTGGTCCGTGCGCGGCTGGAGAGCGACGATCACGCCCTTGCCGAGTGGATAGTGCAGAACCATTGCGCCGGTCCGCTGGGCCATGTGGCCGAGGACCTCAAGACGGCCGGGTGCACGCGCTATAAAGAGCGGCCGGTTTGGTGAAAAAATGCCTCCCAGATTTTTCTGCAACGACTGCTGAAATTGGAGCTGATCGGAAGGGAGTACCATTTCAGCCATAGCGTGATTGTCGCTCCTATCGGTTAGATTTAACGCACCTGACCGGCAAAACCGGGAAGCCTTCAGTTTCCGGTTCAGCCGGGGTCCGGGCACGGCGCTACGAAAAACGGGCCAGGATGAAGGTCCCCCTTACAGTTGCGTACCATCCTTGATGACGGCATTTTTCATAATGATGATGATACCTTTGCTGATCCAGATGCCTTCGCTTTCGCGTTCTGCCTCACTGATTCCGGCACGGTTGACAATCCGTACCTCCTTGCCAATGCGCGCATTTTTATCGATAATGGCACGCTTGATGACGCTGCCCGCGCCGATGCCCACCGGCGGCTTCCCGCCGGCCAGGTCGGCCGCACGCTCCTCCGCGGTCTGATAGTAATCCGCCCCCATCAGCAGACAATCCTCGATGCGCACGTCGGCATCGATCTGGCTGCGGATGCCGACGATAGAATGAATGATATGCGCACCGGCGATGCGGCAGCCCTCACAGAGCATCGAATTTTCAACCGTGCTTTGTGCGATCGATGTGGGCGGCAAAAACCGTGGTCGGGCATAAACCGGATGCCGGGCATCAAAAAAATCAAAACTGGGGCGTGGCTGCGCCAGCAGCGCCATATTGGCGTGGTAAAACGACTCTATCGTGCCGATGTCTTCCCAGTATCCGTTGTAGAGATAGCCCTGAATGTTCAGCTCATCCACCTTGGAGGGAATAATCTCCTTGCTGAAATCCGCAAGACCGCTTTTCTCTTGCAGCAACCGGATCAGTACCTCTTTGCGGAAAAGATATACACCCATCGAAGCCAGATACGGCGTCGCGGCCGGAACCTCACCGGCCAGTCCCGGCGCCCCGCCGGCCATGGACATGCCCTCCAACTCCTCCCTGCTTCTGGGCTTTTCGCGGAATTCAACCACCCGGCCCTTGCCCTCCACCCGTAAAATACCAAACCCGGGCGCCGCTTCCGCTGCAACCGGCACCACTGATATCGTCAAATCAGCGCCGCTGCAGCGGTGCGCCTCGAGAAAAGGTCCATAGTCCATGCTGTATAGATGATCCCCCGAAAGCACAAGGATATCGTCCACTTTCTGTTCCTGAATGGTGGACACATATTGCCGCACCGCATCGGCCGTGCCCTGAAACCACTGGGAATGCTCGGGTGTCTGTTGTGCCGCGAGGATTTCGACAAAACCATCGCTCAGGAGGGAAAAGTGATAGGTCTGATTGATATGGCGATTAAGGGAAGCGGAGTTGAATTGCGTCAGGACATAGATCGACCGGATGCCGGAGTTGATACAATTGCTCACCGGGATATCAATGAGCCGGTATTTTCCGGCCAAGGGCACTGCCGGCTTGGCACGCATCTTGGTTAGAGGGTAAAGACGGGTCCCTCTTCCTCCACCAAGAATGATGGCCAGGACGCTTTGCATGATCGGCCCTCTAGTCAAAACGACCTCGCGCAACGGTTCAATTTGTAGTAACTTACACATTTGCCATCTCAATGTCAATATCTAGTTGAACCGCTTCGGCGCTATCAGTTAACTTAAAAAAAGGTTGAATGAATGACAGGTACTCATTATATTAGACTTGGAAATAACGCTTGCCCCATGCTGCCGCCTGCAGCGCATTAAAGGAGTCTCCGGTATGACGCCAAAACTCTCCATCATCCTCTATGCCCATCCCAGGATGCCTTATGAGATCCCGGCCTTCGCCCGAATGATCGTTTCCTTGCAGAACCAGTATGAGCAAAATTTTGAGGTGCTCGTTTTTGGCGACCACGCCGACGCGCGCGCCATCACCGAAAAGGCCGGCTATACCTTCCTGCCCTCCGTTCTCGACCACAAGGCCAAAGCCCTGAATGTCGCCTTGCGCCAGTGCCGGGGCGAGTATGTGCTAATTTGCAGCAATGAAACCAACGCCCTGGAATTCAAGCGCTCCGCGACCAAATTCTACGCCATGGCCATGGACCGCCATCCCGAAACCAGCCTGCTCTATTCTGATTATGACCTGATCGACAAGGGTATTCACAAGGAGCGCAAACTGCAGGAGTGGCACCCTGGCCGCCTCACCGAGGCCTGGGACACCGGTTATTGCCTCCTCTACAGCCGCCGGTTTCTCGAGTCCGCCGGATTTTGTGATGAGCGCTATCGCTTCAATCCGCTCAACGATCTCCGCTTCAAGGCCATGGAATCCGGCAAGATCCTGCACATCTCCAACCGATTTAACGGCGTCCCCTATCTCGTCTTTGCCGCGGAACAGGGACTTGATGTTTTTGCCTACCTCAAGGCTGGCAAAGAGGTGCAGCTGGAGAATGAGCAGATCCTCACCGAACATCTGAAACGCATCAAGGCCTACCTGGCCCCGGGAGCGCATTATCACAAGGTGGAGTATACCCCGGAGGAAGAGGCCACCTTTAAAACCTGCATCGCTGCGGTCGTGATCCCGGTTTACAACCGCCCCGAGTTCATCGGTCCGGCGATCGAGTCGGTGCAGGCGCAAACGGTACAGAATATCGAGATCGTCGTCGTCTGCAACGGAGGCGAGCAAGACCCCACCATCGCAGAAATCCGGCGCTACCAGCCCGGTGGTGATCACTACTCGGCCCACAAACCGCCTGTGCGCCTCATCATCCACGATATGAATGTCCTCGGGCTCTGTTTCAACGATGCCCTGCAAACCTCCCGTGCCAAATACTATGTCCAGCTGGACTCCGATGATCTCCTCTTCCCAGAAGCCATCGAAAAAATCCTGCGGGTGTATGACCAGGACGAGCGGATCGGAATGGTGATTGGCTCTTATCAGGTCTTTGAAAAAAAGGCTGATGGCCGGATTGAACCCGTATTGGTCGACGGCAAGCCCTTTATAGTGACGCATGATGAATGGACCGAAGAGAACGGCCGCAACAACCTTTTGCGAATCGGCGGCGCCGGCGCTCCCCGTTCTATTAAAATCAAGGTTCTCAAGGAATTGGGCTGGTTCGGAATGAACGATGCCCCCTACTCGCGCAACTATGGCGAGGATTATGAACTGGTCAACAAGTGCGCTGAACGCTTTCGGATCGGCCGTGTCTGGGATCCCATTTACAAAGTCGTGCGCCACAGCGGCGGCACCGACCACATGATCGATCAGGTGACGATTGATGTCAACGAGAATGCCAAGGATTACATGCGTCTGGTGGCACTGCGGCGCCGTCAGAAACTGAATGGCCTTGAACCAACCGTATAGGGAGGGGGGACGTGTCCGAGCTGAAAAACCTGATGATCTCGGTTTCCGGGGTGCGCGGCATCGTCGGGGACGGGCTGACACCTGCGGTCGCCCTGCATTTTGCCCAGGCCTACGGCTCCCAGTATGGCCCCGGACGCATTGTCGTTGGCCGCGATTCCCGGGTCACCGGCGATCTCATCAAGTATGCGGTGTGGGCGGGCCTTCTGGCGACCGGTTGTGACGTCGTCGACATCGGCATGACCACCACTCCGACCACAGCCATGGCCACGGGACACGACGCCAACGCCGGGGGCATCATCATCACCGCCAGCCACAATCCGCGCGAATGGAACGCGCTGAAACTGCTGGCAGCGGATGGCCTGTTTCTTAGCTCCGAGGAGGGCGCTCGGATTCTGGAGCGGGTCCGCAATCAGGACTTTTGTTTTGCCGCCTGGGACCGGGTGGGCCGGGTCATTGCCCATACCACCGCGGCGGCCGAGCATCTCGATGCCATTGAGCGCCTCGCACTGGTCGATCCCGCTCTGATCCGCCGTCGCCACTTCAAGGTGGTCGCCGATCCCTGTAACGGCGCTGGCGGCACCATTCTGCCGCAACTGCTGGAACGCCTCGGGTGTGAAACCCATTTCCTCAACCTCGAGCCCCACGGGCGCTTTCCACGCAGTCCAGAACCGGTCGCAGCCAACCTCGGCGAACTCTGCGCAGCAGTGAAAACCCATGGCGCCGATCTTGGCATCGCCGTTGATCCCGATGTAGACCGCCTGGCCCTAGTCTCCGAGCAGGGCATTCCGCTCGGTGAGGAATACACCCTGGCCCTGGTGACCGACTTTGTCCTTTCCCATACGCCCGGAGATGTGGTCATCAACGCCTCGACCTCTCTGGCCACCGAGGAAGCGGCCCTGCAACATGGCAGCCGGGTACACCGCACTCCCGTGGGGGAGATCCATGTGGCGACACAAGCCCGGGCGGTCCACGCCGTCATCGCCGGCGAAGGCAACGGCGGGGTGATCTATCCAGCGCTCCATCTCGGCCGCGATGCTCTGGTCGGCATCACCCTCATCCTGCAGTTGCTGGCCGAAAATAATGAAACACTCTCTCAACGGCAGGCCCGCCTGCCGCAGTATGTCATGGTCAAAGACCGGATCGATCTCCCCTTTGACGCCGATGCCAGAAACCTTGTGGCCCGGCTCGCATCGCGTCATGCAGGGGAACGGATCGATCGAACCGATGGACTTAAATTCCTTTATGATCACGCCTGGGTCCATATCCGGGCCTCCAATACCGAGCCGATTATTCGCGTCATCGCCGAAGCCCGGAGCGATTCCGAAGCCCATGAGCGGGTCGAGGCCCTTAAACAGGAATTCGCTGCATTATAAGCTTGAGAACGAGAGGATCTGGTATGGCTGATTTTGAAAAGCTGGGTATGTTCTACCTAGGCAAAGAGTATGATCCCGAAAAAAAGGCGCTTCTCGATGCCCTGGTTATGTATGACTCCAAAGATCTGGTCACTCACGGCGTCTGTATCGGCATGACTGGCAGCGGCAAGACCGGACTCTGTATCTCGCTGCTGGAAGAGGCGGCCATCGACAATATCCCCG encodes:
- a CDS encoding glycosyltransferase, which produces MTPKLSIILYAHPRMPYEIPAFARMIVSLQNQYEQNFEVLVFGDHADARAITEKAGYTFLPSVLDHKAKALNVALRQCRGEYVLICSNETNALEFKRSATKFYAMAMDRHPETSLLYSDYDLIDKGIHKERKLQEWHPGRLTEAWDTGYCLLYSRRFLESAGFCDERYRFNPLNDLRFKAMESGKILHISNRFNGVPYLVFAAEQGLDVFAYLKAGKEVQLENEQILTEHLKRIKAYLAPGAHYHKVEYTPEEEATFKTCIAAVVIPVYNRPEFIGPAIESVQAQTVQNIEIVVVCNGGEQDPTIAEIRRYQPGGDHYSAHKPPVRLIIHDMNVLGLCFNDALQTSRAKYYVQLDSDDLLFPEAIEKILRVYDQDERIGMVIGSYQVFEKKADGRIEPVLVDGKPFIVTHDEWTEENGRNNLLRIGGAGAPRSIKIKVLKELGWFGMNDAPYSRNYGEDYELVNKCAERFRIGRVWDPIYKVVRHSGGTDHMIDQVTIDVNENAKDYMRLVALRRRQKLNGLEPTV
- the glmM gene encoding phosphoglucosamine mutase yields the protein MSELKNLMISVSGVRGIVGDGLTPAVALHFAQAYGSQYGPGRIVVGRDSRVTGDLIKYAVWAGLLATGCDVVDIGMTTTPTTAMATGHDANAGGIIITASHNPREWNALKLLAADGLFLSSEEGARILERVRNQDFCFAAWDRVGRVIAHTTAAAEHLDAIERLALVDPALIRRRHFKVVADPCNGAGGTILPQLLERLGCETHFLNLEPHGRFPRSPEPVAANLGELCAAVKTHGADLGIAVDPDVDRLALVSEQGIPLGEEYTLALVTDFVLSHTPGDVVINASTSLATEEAALQHGSRVHRTPVGEIHVATQARAVHAVIAGEGNGGVIYPALHLGRDALVGITLILQLLAENNETLSQRQARLPQYVMVKDRIDLPFDADARNLVARLASRHAGERIDRTDGLKFLYDHAWVHIRASNTEPIIRVIAEARSDSEAHERVEALKQEFAAL
- a CDS encoding glucose-1-phosphate adenylyltransferase; its protein translation is MQSVLAIILGGGRGTRLYPLTKMRAKPAVPLAGKYRLIDIPVSNCINSGIRSIYVLTQFNSASLNRHINQTYHFSLLSDGFVEILAAQQTPEHSQWFQGTADAVRQYVSTIQEQKVDDILVLSGDHLYSMDYGPFLEAHRCSGADLTISVVPVAAEAAPGFGILRVEGKGRVVEFREKPRSREELEGMSMAGGAPGLAGEVPAATPYLASMGVYLFRKEVLIRLLQEKSGLADFSKEIIPSKVDELNIQGYLYNGYWEDIGTIESFYHANMALLAQPRPSFDFFDARHPVYARPRFLPPTSIAQSTVENSMLCEGCRIAGAHIIHSIVGIRSQIDADVRIEDCLLMGADYYQTAEERAADLAGGKPPVGIGAGSVIKRAIIDKNARIGKEVRIVNRAGISEAERESEGIWISKGIIIIMKNAVIKDGTQL